In Fundidesulfovibrio putealis DSM 16056, a genomic segment contains:
- a CDS encoding AMP-binding protein: MTYHKTLPGLLIDQAKARPNQSALREKELGIWQTVSWRQYLDTAAQFAAGLAELGLGKGDIVILIGDNRPEWLFAELAIQSLGGMALGLYQDAPADEIAYVFELSQAKLVVAEDQEQVDKILSIRDSLADLRHIVYHDPKGMAGYSSDGLMRFEDVCRKDESAVRDFEARVAALSPEDPCLIATTSGTTGRPKLAVLSHRNLLSMASNLGQVDPKRPGDEFVSFLPLAWMGEQMMAVASALLFGFCVSFPEEPDTVQENIREIGPHILFSPPRVWENLAARVRVKIMETTPFKRALFNLFMPVGERYAQVRFEGGKPGLLLGLAYALAEAMLFRALKDRLGFSRVRSASTGGAALGPDTMKFFHAIGVNLKQIYGQTEIAGISCIHENGKVDYLSVGKPIPETEIRLSEEGEILSRSPAVFLGYYKNEKATAETLEDGWLRSGDAGHFDEQGRLVVIDRLKDVMLLAGGTRFSPQFVENKLKFSPFIKEASVLGRGRDYLTAIICIDGEIAGRWAEGRQITYTTYQDLAAKPEVYGLVKEEVARINAVLPADIRVRRFALLFKEFDPDDGEMTRTRKVRRQIVEERYQPLVEALFTSQEGVDLTVSIQYQDGRSRRMAGPIRLETMEEGA, encoded by the coding sequence ATGACCTACCACAAGACACTCCCCGGGCTGCTGATCGATCAGGCCAAGGCCAGGCCCAACCAGTCCGCGCTGCGCGAGAAGGAGCTGGGCATCTGGCAGACCGTCAGCTGGCGGCAGTACCTGGACACCGCCGCGCAGTTTGCCGCCGGGCTCGCCGAGCTGGGCCTTGGCAAGGGCGACATCGTGATCCTCATCGGCGACAACCGCCCGGAGTGGCTGTTCGCGGAGCTGGCCATCCAGTCGCTGGGCGGCATGGCTCTGGGCCTCTACCAGGACGCCCCCGCCGACGAGATCGCCTACGTGTTCGAACTGTCCCAGGCCAAGCTGGTGGTGGCCGAGGACCAGGAGCAGGTGGACAAGATCCTCTCCATACGCGACTCGCTCGCGGACCTGCGCCACATCGTCTACCACGACCCCAAGGGCATGGCCGGGTACTCAAGCGACGGCCTGATGCGCTTCGAGGACGTGTGCCGCAAGGACGAGTCCGCCGTCCGGGACTTCGAGGCGCGGGTGGCGGCCCTCTCCCCGGAGGACCCCTGCCTGATCGCCACCACGTCCGGCACCACGGGGCGGCCCAAGCTGGCCGTGCTCTCCCACAGGAACCTGTTGTCCATGGCCTCCAACCTGGGGCAGGTGGACCCCAAGCGCCCCGGCGACGAGTTCGTGTCCTTCCTGCCCCTGGCCTGGATGGGCGAACAGATGATGGCCGTGGCCTCGGCCCTGCTGTTCGGCTTCTGCGTGAGTTTTCCCGAAGAGCCGGACACGGTGCAAGAAAACATCCGCGAGATCGGCCCGCATATCCTCTTCTCGCCGCCGCGCGTGTGGGAGAATCTGGCGGCCAGAGTTCGGGTGAAGATCATGGAGACCACCCCGTTCAAGCGGGCGCTCTTCAACCTGTTCATGCCGGTGGGCGAACGCTACGCGCAGGTGCGCTTCGAAGGCGGCAAGCCCGGCCTCTTGCTGGGCCTGGCCTACGCCCTGGCCGAAGCGATGCTGTTTCGCGCGCTCAAGGACCGGCTGGGCTTTTCGCGCGTGCGCTCCGCCAGCACGGGCGGCGCGGCGCTAGGGCCGGACACCATGAAGTTCTTCCACGCCATCGGGGTGAACCTCAAGCAGATCTACGGCCAGACGGAAATTGCGGGCATCTCCTGCATCCACGAGAACGGCAAGGTGGATTACCTTTCCGTGGGCAAGCCCATTCCGGAGACCGAGATCAGGCTCTCCGAGGAGGGCGAGATCCTCTCGCGCAGCCCGGCGGTGTTCCTGGGCTATTACAAGAACGAGAAGGCCACCGCCGAAACCCTTGAGGACGGCTGGCTGCGTTCCGGCGACGCCGGACACTTCGACGAGCAGGGGCGACTGGTGGTCATCGACCGGCTGAAGGACGTGATGCTCCTGGCCGGGGGCACGCGCTTCTCCCCGCAGTTCGTGGAGAACAAGCTCAAGTTCTCGCCCTTCATCAAGGAGGCCTCGGTGCTCGGGCGCGGGCGCGACTACCTGACGGCCATCATCTGCATCGACGGCGAGATCGCCGGGCGCTGGGCCGAGGGACGCCAGATCACCTACACCACCTACCAGGACCTGGCCGCCAAGCCCGAGGTGTACGGGCTCGTGAAAGAGGAGGTGGCCAGGATCAACGCGGTGCTGCCCGCAGACATCCGCGTGCGGCGCTTCGCCCTGCTCTTCAAGGAGTTCGACCCCGACGACGGGGAGATGACCCGCACCCGCAAAGTGCGCCGCCAGATCGTGGAGGAGCGTTACCAGCCGCTGGTGGAGGCCCTGTTCACCAGCCAGGAAGGCGTGGACCTGACCGTGTCCATCCAATACCAGGACGGCCGCTCGCGGCGCATGGCCGGGCCCATCCGGCTCGAGACCATGGAAGAAGGAGCCTAG
- a CDS encoding phenylacetate--CoA ligase family protein — protein sequence MTTERPYHDVETLPAAEREALLLSRVQELTAHAWANAPAFRVRMEQAGLSPADITGMDAFARIPVLRKKDLMAAQAQGVRLGGLLGVDFGRLRHVYQSPGPIYDPESREPDSWGWTEAFHAAGFRPGGLVQNTFSYHLTPAGMMFEEPLHELGCAVIPAGPGNTPVQIELLSRLPVTGFVGMTSYLRAIGEKALEMGLDPKRDFQLQVGFVAAERLSESLRSEVEAMFGMVIRQGYGTADVGAIAYECRELGGMHATSRGIVEICDPQSGLPVEAGEIGEVVFTPFCKDYPLIRLATGDLSAFSLDVCPCGRTAPKLRGILGRVDDTAKVKGQFLYVAQVAQAVALFPAISAWQVVVDNPGGKDRLRLRYACGADMDEDALREQFQALCKLRPELEACEADDFQDEGKKLVDLRVYE from the coding sequence ATGACCACGGAGCGTCCCTACCACGACGTCGAAACCCTCCCGGCAGCAGAGCGCGAGGCCCTGCTGCTGTCGCGCGTTCAGGAGCTTACCGCCCACGCCTGGGCCAACGCGCCAGCCTTTCGCGTCCGCATGGAGCAGGCCGGGCTTTCCCCCGCCGACATAACCGGCATGGACGCCTTCGCGCGCATCCCGGTGCTGCGCAAAAAGGACCTGATGGCCGCCCAGGCCCAGGGAGTGCGGCTGGGCGGACTCTTGGGCGTGGATTTCGGGCGGCTTCGCCACGTGTATCAGTCGCCCGGCCCGATCTACGACCCGGAGAGCCGCGAGCCTGACTCCTGGGGCTGGACCGAGGCGTTCCACGCTGCCGGGTTCCGTCCGGGCGGCCTGGTGCAGAACACCTTCAGCTACCACCTCACCCCGGCGGGCATGATGTTCGAGGAACCCCTGCATGAGCTCGGCTGCGCCGTGATTCCAGCCGGACCGGGCAACACCCCGGTCCAGATCGAGCTTTTATCTCGCCTGCCGGTGACTGGCTTCGTGGGCATGACCAGCTACCTGCGCGCCATTGGCGAGAAGGCGCTGGAAATGGGACTCGATCCCAAGAGGGATTTCCAACTTCAAGTGGGGTTCGTGGCCGCCGAGCGGCTCTCCGAGTCGCTGCGATCCGAGGTGGAGGCCATGTTCGGCATGGTCATCCGCCAGGGCTACGGCACGGCGGACGTGGGGGCCATCGCCTACGAGTGCCGGGAACTGGGCGGCATGCACGCCACCAGCCGGGGCATTGTGGAGATTTGCGACCCGCAGTCCGGCCTTCCGGTGGAGGCAGGCGAGATCGGCGAGGTGGTGTTCACGCCTTTCTGCAAGGACTACCCTCTCATCCGTCTGGCCACGGGCGATCTCTCCGCCTTCAGCCTGGACGTCTGCCCCTGCGGGCGCACCGCGCCCAAGCTCAGGGGTATCCTTGGCCGCGTAGACGACACGGCAAAGGTCAAGGGACAGTTCCTCTACGTCGCCCAAGTGGCCCAGGCCGTGGCCCTTTTCCCGGCGATTTCCGCCTGGCAGGTCGTGGTGGACAACCCCGGAGGCAAGGACAGGCTGCGGCTGCGCTATGCCTGTGGCGCCGACATGGATGAGGACGCACTGCGGGAACAGTTCCAGGCGCTATGCAAGTTGCGCCCGGAGTTGGAAGCGTGCGAAGCCGATGATTTCCAGGATGAGGGGAAAAAGCTTGTCGACCTTAGAGTGTATGAATGA
- a CDS encoding branched-chain amino acid ABC transporter permease: MEYYLQVFISGLVVGSIYSLVALGFVIIYKATKVVNFAQGELLMLGAYVCFSLTVEYGLPFPAAFLLTLCFSLVLGLTVERLALRPLIGQPIISVVMVTIGLSSVLKSLVQFVWGTQIRVFPQVLPVAPVTIGGLPVAPVYIVAFALSLALFVAFSAFFKYSRTGIAMRATAYDQAAAASMGISIKRIFAMSWCIAAVVSAIGGVILGNINGINSQLGYLGLKVFPAVILGGLDSMLGAALGGLIIGILENVCDGLAKDILGLDGFRDVAAFVVLVIVLMIKPHGLFGTHEIERV; encoded by the coding sequence GTGGAATATTATCTCCAGGTGTTCATATCCGGGCTGGTGGTGGGCTCCATCTACTCGCTGGTGGCTCTGGGCTTCGTGATCATCTACAAGGCCACCAAGGTGGTCAACTTCGCCCAGGGCGAGCTCTTGATGCTGGGCGCTTACGTATGCTTCTCGCTCACCGTGGAGTACGGCCTGCCGTTTCCGGCCGCCTTCCTGCTGACGCTCTGCTTCTCGCTTGTGCTGGGCCTGACGGTTGAGCGCCTGGCGCTTAGGCCCCTCATCGGGCAACCCATAATAAGCGTGGTCATGGTCACCATCGGGCTGTCCTCGGTGCTCAAGTCGCTGGTGCAGTTCGTCTGGGGCACCCAGATCAGGGTGTTCCCCCAGGTGCTGCCCGTGGCCCCGGTCACGATCGGCGGGCTGCCCGTGGCACCGGTGTACATCGTGGCCTTCGCCCTGTCGCTTGCGCTCTTCGTGGCCTTCTCGGCCTTCTTCAAGTACTCGCGCACCGGCATCGCCATGCGGGCCACGGCCTACGATCAGGCCGCAGCCGCCTCCATGGGCATCTCCATCAAACGCATCTTCGCAATGTCCTGGTGCATCGCGGCGGTGGTCTCGGCCATCGGCGGGGTCATCCTGGGCAACATCAACGGCATCAACTCCCAGCTGGGCTATCTGGGGCTCAAGGTGTTCCCGGCGGTCATCCTGGGCGGGCTGGACAGCATGCTGGGCGCGGCCCTGGGCGGGCTCATCATCGGAATCCTGGAGAACGTCTGCGACGGTCTGGCCAAGGACATCCTGGGGCTGGACGGCTTCAGGGACGTGGCGGCCTTCGTGGTGCTGGTGATCGTGCTGATGATAAAACCCCACGGGCTGTTCGGCACCCATGAGATAGAGAGGGTCTAG
- a CDS encoding ABC transporter ATP-binding protein, with protein MDLLCVENLEVVYNDVILVLKGLSLTCGDGRITALLGANGAGKSTTLKAISGLLMGEEGKITDGRVLLDGAPIHNQPPERIVRAGVFQVMEGRRVFQDMTVEENLRCGGYTRPGSERTESLDMVYGYFPRLKERRKQLAGYMSGGEQQMLAIGRALMAKPRLLLLDEPSLGLAPLLVEEIFEIIARVNREAGATILLVEQNARAALNIAHNGYIMENGRIVLEGESQTLLNNPDVQEFYLGLSHGGLKRDYRDVKHYRRRKRWLG; from the coding sequence GTGGATCTGCTCTGCGTTGAAAATCTCGAGGTCGTGTACAACGACGTGATCCTGGTGCTCAAAGGCCTGTCGCTCACCTGTGGCGACGGGCGGATCACCGCCCTCCTGGGGGCCAACGGGGCAGGGAAATCCACCACCCTCAAGGCCATCTCCGGGCTCCTGATGGGCGAGGAAGGCAAGATAACGGACGGGCGTGTGCTTCTGGACGGCGCGCCCATCCACAACCAGCCGCCGGAGCGCATCGTGCGCGCCGGAGTGTTCCAGGTGATGGAGGGCAGGCGGGTCTTCCAGGACATGACCGTGGAGGAAAACCTGCGCTGCGGAGGCTACACCCGTCCAGGTTCCGAGCGGACCGAGTCCCTGGACATGGTTTACGGCTACTTCCCCCGCCTCAAGGAACGCCGCAAACAGCTGGCTGGCTACATGTCCGGCGGGGAGCAGCAAATGCTGGCCATCGGGCGCGCGCTCATGGCCAAGCCCAGGCTGCTGCTGCTGGACGAGCCGTCGCTGGGGCTGGCCCCGCTGCTGGTGGAGGAGATCTTCGAGATAATCGCCCGGGTCAACCGCGAAGCCGGGGCCACAATCCTCCTGGTGGAGCAGAACGCCAGGGCGGCGCTGAACATCGCCCACAACGGCTACATCATGGAAAACGGGCGCATCGTGCTGGAGGGCGAGTCCCAGACGCTGCTGAACAACCCCGACGTCCAGGAATTCTACCTGGGGCTGTCCCACGGCGGCTTGAAACGCGATTACCGTGACGTCAAGCACTACCGCAGGCGCAAGCGCTGGCTGGGTTAA
- a CDS encoding branched-chain amino acid ABC transporter permease yields the protein MQDKCGLFFCSYRAESALFPSGFQRACLAAFLLALVIIPLGINSYYVSILCLMNIAVIGAVSLNLLTGLCGQISLGHGAFFGVGAYTAGILAAKGVPFLVTLPASGAVAALAGMAFGLPSLRLKGIYLAIASLAAQLILEYVFLHWESMTGGSNGLMLMAPEIFGLKFDSDIKMFYLTLAVAALTVLAVSNITRTRPGRAFVAIRDHYLSAEIVGVNLFAGKLQAFGLSSFLAGVGGCLWAHYTNFITPEQFNIGLSINYLAMIIIGGLGSVLGAVFGAVFLTVLPEALNAVAALAGQMLGGDPTASLAALKGGVFGLVLTLFLIFEPDGLAQRWRMAKAYWKLYPFAH from the coding sequence ATGCAGGACAAGTGCGGGCTGTTCTTCTGTTCCTACCGGGCCGAGTCGGCCCTGTTCCCCAGCGGATTCCAGCGAGCCTGCCTCGCGGCGTTTCTCCTGGCTCTGGTCATCATTCCCCTGGGCATCAACAGCTACTATGTATCCATCCTCTGCCTGATGAACATCGCGGTGATCGGCGCGGTGTCGCTCAACCTGCTCACCGGGCTGTGCGGACAGATTTCGCTTGGGCACGGGGCCTTTTTCGGGGTGGGCGCGTACACGGCGGGCATCCTGGCGGCCAAGGGCGTGCCGTTCCTCGTCACGCTGCCCGCATCCGGCGCGGTTGCCGCGCTGGCGGGCATGGCCTTCGGGCTGCCTTCGCTTCGGCTCAAGGGCATCTATCTGGCCATCGCAAGCCTGGCCGCGCAGCTCATCCTGGAGTACGTGTTCCTGCACTGGGAATCCATGACCGGAGGGTCCAACGGGCTTATGCTCATGGCCCCGGAGATCTTCGGCCTGAAGTTCGATTCGGACATCAAGATGTTCTACCTCACCCTGGCCGTGGCCGCGCTGACCGTGCTGGCCGTGTCCAACATCACCCGCACCCGGCCCGGGCGCGCCTTCGTGGCCATCCGCGACCACTATCTCTCGGCGGAGATCGTGGGGGTGAACCTGTTCGCCGGGAAGCTCCAGGCCTTCGGGCTGAGCTCCTTCCTGGCCGGAGTGGGCGGCTGCCTGTGGGCCCACTACACCAACTTCATCACCCCGGAGCAGTTCAACATCGGCCTGTCCATCAACTATCTGGCCATGATCATCATCGGCGGCCTTGGCAGCGTGCTGGGGGCCGTCTTCGGGGCCGTTTTCCTGACCGTGCTGCCCGAGGCCCTGAACGCGGTGGCCGCGCTGGCGGGCCAGATGCTCGGCGGCGACCCCACGGCCAGCCTGGCCGCCCTCAAGGGCGGCGTGTTCGGCCTAGTGCTGACCCTGTTTCTTATCTTCGAGCCGGACGGGCTGGCCCAGCGCTGGCGCATGGCCAAGGCCTACTGGAAGCTCTACCCCTTCGCCCATTAA
- a CDS encoding ABC transporter substrate-binding protein: MKHPLRRLARALAALALIVVLAAPAALAQEISIGMLADLSGPTADVSTPYASGLRDGAKYINEAGLLGAAKLKFTLVDYAYNAQQALSAYKKFTSQDNILFLQGWGTQDTEALTQFVTKDKIPTISASYSAHLTDPSKAPYNFFIAADYSTQVRAALKYFKDNWKESRAPKLALMYPNVPYGLASIPPAKEYAKELGFELVGEEIVDLKAMDATAQLLRLAKAAPDFTWIGGTTQSTAVILKDAQKLNLKTQFFTNIWGADENLPPLAGPAAEGVISLQAAVAYGQDVPGMKAIEKLTGGKPQMTHYVRGFASMLVMAEGIKRAQAKGKLGGEEIKAALETLRDFDPMGLTAPISYFPDDHRPNMTAYLYVFKGGKMELLAKQSLERKKEWLGK, translated from the coding sequence GTGAAACATCCCCTCAGGCGACTCGCGCGCGCCCTGGCCGCCCTTGCACTCATCGTGGTGCTTGCGGCCCCGGCGGCCCTGGCCCAGGAAATCAGCATCGGCATGCTGGCGGACCTGTCCGGCCCCACCGCCGACGTCAGCACCCCTTACGCCAGCGGCCTGCGCGACGGCGCGAAATACATCAACGAGGCAGGACTCCTGGGCGCGGCCAAGCTGAAGTTCACCCTGGTGGACTACGCCTACAACGCCCAGCAGGCGCTCTCGGCCTACAAGAAGTTCACCTCGCAGGACAACATCCTCTTCCTGCAGGGCTGGGGCACCCAGGACACCGAGGCCCTGACCCAGTTCGTCACCAAGGACAAAATCCCCACCATCTCGGCCTCCTACTCGGCCCACCTCACCGACCCGAGCAAGGCCCCGTACAACTTCTTCATCGCTGCGGACTACTCCACCCAGGTCCGCGCGGCCCTCAAGTACTTCAAGGACAACTGGAAAGAGTCCCGCGCTCCCAAGCTGGCCCTCATGTATCCCAACGTGCCTTACGGGCTGGCCTCCATTCCCCCGGCCAAGGAATACGCCAAGGAGCTGGGTTTCGAACTGGTGGGCGAGGAGATCGTGGACCTGAAGGCCATGGACGCCACGGCTCAGTTGTTGCGCCTGGCCAAGGCCGCTCCGGACTTCACCTGGATCGGCGGCACCACCCAGAGCACGGCGGTGATCTTGAAGGACGCCCAGAAGCTCAACCTCAAGACCCAGTTCTTCACCAACATCTGGGGCGCGGACGAGAACCTGCCGCCCCTGGCCGGTCCCGCCGCAGAGGGCGTCATTTCCCTCCAGGCTGCCGTGGCCTACGGGCAGGACGTGCCCGGCATGAAGGCCATCGAGAAGCTGACCGGCGGCAAACCCCAGATGACCCACTACGTGCGCGGCTTCGCCAGCATGCTGGTCATGGCCGAGGGCATCAAGCGCGCCCAGGCCAAGGGCAAGCTCGGCGGCGAGGAGATCAAGGCGGCGCTTGAAACCCTGCGCGACTTCGACCCCATGGGACTCACCGCGCCCATCAGCTACTTCCCGGACGACCATCGCCCCAACATGACCGCCTACCTCTACGTGTTCAAGGGCGGCAAGATGGAGCTTTTGGCCAAACAGTCCCTGGAGCGCAAAAAGGAATGGCTGGGCAAATAG